A genomic window from Natrinema sp. HArc-T2 includes:
- the purQ gene encoding phosphoribosylformylglycinamidine synthase I, with protein sequence MTVSIIRFGGSNCDRDAERALEHLDIDAEIVWHEDGLPEETTGIVLPGGFSYGDYLRGGAMAARSPIMAEVREAAADGVPVLGVCNGAQIGCESDLTEGAFTTNESARFQCEHVYLRVERDDTPWTAAYDEGEVIEVPIAHGEGRYEIADDRLAELEDDDRVLFRYCDENGETGPDANPNGSKHDIAGILGDRDSVAVLMPHPERVTLPDVGSTDGQGVLRGFESA encoded by the coding sequence GTGACGGTTTCGATCATCCGCTTTGGCGGCTCGAACTGCGACCGCGACGCCGAACGCGCCCTCGAGCATCTCGATATCGACGCCGAAATCGTCTGGCACGAGGATGGCCTCCCTGAGGAGACGACGGGGATCGTGCTTCCCGGCGGGTTCTCCTACGGCGACTACCTCCGCGGCGGAGCGATGGCGGCTCGCTCCCCGATCATGGCCGAGGTCCGCGAGGCTGCGGCCGACGGCGTGCCCGTCCTCGGCGTCTGCAACGGTGCCCAGATCGGCTGCGAGTCCGACCTCACCGAGGGCGCGTTTACGACCAACGAGAGCGCCCGCTTCCAGTGTGAACACGTCTACCTGCGCGTCGAGCGCGACGATACGCCCTGGACGGCCGCCTACGACGAGGGAGAGGTCATCGAAGTCCCGATCGCCCACGGCGAGGGGCGCTACGAGATCGCCGACGATCGCCTGGCCGAACTCGAGGACGATGATCGCGTGCTCTTCCGATACTGCGACGAAAACGGCGAGACGGGACCGGACGCGAACCCGAACGGCTCGAAACACGACATCGCCGGCATCCTCGGCGACCGCGACTCCGTCGCGGTGTTGATGCCCCACCCCGAACGTGTGACCCTTCCCGACGTCGGCTCGACCGACGGCCAGGGTGTTCTCCGCGGCTTCGAGTCGGCCTAA
- the purS gene encoding phosphoribosylformylglycinamidine synthase subunit PurS produces MTAYTATVTVRLKHGVLDPEAETTKRALERLGFELEALRSADRFEVDLEADSADDARERADEMAERLLANPTIHDYDVEVAEQ; encoded by the coding sequence ATGACCGCCTACACCGCGACGGTGACGGTTCGACTCAAACATGGCGTGCTGGACCCCGAGGCCGAGACGACGAAGCGAGCCTTAGAGCGGCTCGGCTTCGAACTCGAGGCGCTGCGCTCGGCCGACCGCTTCGAAGTCGACCTCGAGGCCGACTCCGCGGACGACGCGCGCGAGCGTGCCGACGAGATGGCCGAACGGCTGCTGGCGAACCCGACCATCCACGACTACGACGTGGAGGTCGCCGAACAGTAA
- a CDS encoding formyltetrahydrofolate deformylase: MAALTTDVTEITVIGDDDTGLIARVTSLLFERGVNIEDLDQAVRDGVFRMYLAVDTSEMVCTEDTLRSDLHDLGDDLGLDVQVRFPADREHQQIAVLVTKESHCLEALFEAWANDNLGADIGVVIGNHDDLQPLAEHYDVPFHDIGNENGQQNEDELLALLEEYDVDLIVLARYMRILSPNVVFRYEDRIINVHPSLLPAFPGAEAYRQAIEEGVRVAGVTAHYVTTDLDQGPIITQRAFDVPDDADLDEMKRRGQPLEADALLEAVQLHLNGDVSVHRGRTSVRENGTEYQLGLPDELEEFTPDRPIDGIGSAVAEDH; the protein is encoded by the coding sequence GTGGCAGCGTTGACGACCGACGTAACCGAAATCACGGTAATCGGAGACGACGATACCGGGCTTATTGCCCGCGTGACGAGCCTCCTGTTCGAGCGCGGGGTCAATATCGAAGACCTCGATCAGGCGGTTCGCGACGGCGTCTTCCGGATGTATCTGGCCGTCGACACCTCGGAGATGGTCTGTACCGAGGACACGCTTCGATCGGACCTCCACGACCTCGGTGACGATCTCGGACTCGACGTGCAGGTCCGATTCCCCGCCGACCGCGAGCACCAGCAGATCGCCGTCCTCGTCACGAAAGAGAGCCACTGTCTCGAGGCGCTGTTCGAGGCCTGGGCTAACGACAACCTCGGTGCGGACATCGGCGTGGTCATCGGCAACCACGACGACCTCCAGCCGCTTGCCGAACACTACGACGTGCCCTTCCACGATATCGGCAACGAGAACGGCCAACAAAACGAGGACGAACTCCTCGCGCTCCTCGAGGAGTACGACGTCGACCTGATCGTCCTCGCGCGGTACATGCGTATTCTCAGTCCTAACGTGGTCTTCCGCTACGAGGATCGTATCATCAACGTCCACCCCTCCCTGCTGCCGGCGTTCCCCGGCGCGGAAGCCTACCGGCAGGCGATCGAGGAAGGCGTGCGGGTCGCCGGCGTCACCGCCCACTACGTCACGACCGATCTCGATCAGGGGCCGATCATTACCCAGCGCGCGTTCGACGTCCCCGACGACGCCGATCTCGATGAGATGAAACGCCGTGGCCAGCCACTAGAGGCCGACGCCTTGCTCGAGGCCGTCCAGCTTCACTTAAACGGCGATGTATCAGTCCACCGCGGTCGAACCTCGGTTCGGGAAAACGGCACCGAGTATCAGCTCGGTCTCCCCGACGAACTCGAGGAGTTCACGCCTGACCGACCGATCGACGGGATCGGCAGTGCGGTTGCTGAGGATCACTGA
- a CDS encoding acetamidase/formamidase family protein gives MAQQEVQQELSVDQYTLGLVGPDQEWAGTVADGGTIETYTPPGCWGPMITPEFHGGHEVTRPVRVEGASVGDAVAIHIRDMTVTSMATSTGSMAEREDAFGDDPFVDHRCPECGTEWPDSIVEGTGEDAIKCAECGANASSFGFEYGYTVAFDDDHTVGITLDEDGAHDLAEDAAEVMDIPENSRQHPILLYEPGEMPGTLGRLRPFIGNIGTTPPVTLPDSHNAGDFGQFLIGAEHDYGLADEADLEDRTDGHMDIPQVRPGATLICPVKVDGAGIYVGDLHANQGDGELSLHTTDVSGTVRMDVEVIKGLELDGPILLPPEEDLPFISKPYSDDEREAGRDLGAEHGVDVEEDMGPIQVIGSGATVNDATQNAFDRATDLLEMSEGEVRSRCTFTGGVQIGRLPGVVQLDMLAPMAVLEERGIDHLVRDQYGL, from the coding sequence ATGGCACAACAAGAGGTTCAACAGGAGCTGTCCGTCGACCAGTACACCCTCGGCCTCGTCGGACCGGATCAGGAGTGGGCCGGAACCGTCGCCGACGGCGGCACGATCGAGACGTATACGCCGCCGGGCTGCTGGGGACCGATGATCACACCGGAGTTCCACGGGGGCCACGAAGTCACCCGTCCGGTCCGCGTCGAGGGAGCATCGGTCGGTGACGCCGTCGCGATCCACATCCGGGACATGACTGTCACGAGCATGGCCACGAGTACGGGGTCGATGGCCGAACGCGAGGACGCCTTCGGCGACGACCCGTTCGTCGACCACCGCTGTCCGGAGTGTGGCACCGAGTGGCCCGACTCGATCGTCGAGGGCACTGGGGAGGACGCGATCAAGTGCGCCGAATGTGGCGCGAACGCCTCCTCCTTTGGCTTCGAGTACGGCTACACCGTCGCCTTCGACGACGACCACACCGTCGGGATCACCCTCGACGAGGACGGCGCACACGACCTCGCCGAAGACGCCGCCGAGGTGATGGACATCCCCGAGAACTCCCGCCAGCACCCCATCCTGCTGTACGAACCCGGCGAGATGCCCGGCACCCTGGGCCGGCTGCGCCCCTTTATCGGAAACATCGGGACGACCCCGCCGGTCACGCTGCCCGACTCCCACAACGCGGGTGACTTCGGCCAGTTCCTCATCGGGGCCGAGCACGACTACGGCCTCGCGGACGAAGCCGACCTCGAGGACCGCACCGACGGTCACATGGACATTCCACAGGTCAGGCCAGGCGCGACGCTCATCTGTCCCGTCAAGGTCGACGGAGCCGGCATCTACGTCGGCGACCTCCACGCAAACCAGGGCGACGGCGAACTCTCCCTGCACACGACCGACGTCAGCGGCACCGTTCGGATGGACGTCGAGGTCATCAAAGGGCTCGAACTCGACGGGCCGATCCTGCTCCCTCCCGAGGAGGACCTGCCCTTCATCAGCAAACCATACAGCGACGACGAACGCGAGGCAGGCCGCGACCTCGGTGCAGAACACGGTGTCGACGTCGAGGAAGACATGGGACCGATCCAGGTGATCGGCTCCGGCGCGACGGTCAACGACGCCACGCAGAACGCATTCGATCGCGCCACTGACCTGCTCGAGATGAGCGAGGGCGAGGTCCGCTCGCGGTGTACGTTCACCGGCGGCGTCCAGATCGGTCGCCTCCCCGGTGTCGTGCAACTCGACATGCTCGCGCCGATGGCCGTCCTCGAGGAGCGCGGGATCGACCACCTGGTCCGCGACCAGTACGGCCTCTAG
- a CDS encoding ubiquitin-like small modifier protein 1, with translation MESDVTVYGPLRSATGAKTVTLEWTGETVADVIAALVDAYPRAEPYLYDDDRIRPSVRVSLEGERADLVTRVPEGASLTVVPAVQGGARE, from the coding sequence ATGGAATCCGATGTCACAGTGTACGGACCACTCCGGAGTGCGACCGGCGCGAAGACTGTCACGCTCGAGTGGACTGGCGAGACGGTCGCAGACGTCATCGCAGCGCTCGTCGACGCGTATCCGCGGGCGGAACCCTATCTCTACGATGACGACCGAATCCGGCCGAGCGTCAGGGTCTCGCTCGAGGGTGAGCGTGCCGACCTCGTCACTCGGGTGCCGGAAGGCGCGTCGCTGACGGTCGTCCCCGCAGTTCAGGGTGGCGCTCGAGAATAA